In the Populus trichocarpa isolate Nisqually-1 chromosome 1, P.trichocarpa_v4.1, whole genome shotgun sequence genome, one interval contains:
- the LOC18094419 gene encoding AT-hook motif nuclear-localized protein 1 — protein sequence METTVNSTSGGGGVTVVGSGAPSDYQIAPRSDNNPNSTPGSAPQAPPQAPPQAPPPHPPPAAGSMPVKKKRGRPRKYGPDGSVTVTLSPKPISSAAPAPLPPVIDFSAGKQKKIKPVSKAKYELENLGEWVACSVGANFTPHIITVNAGEDVTMKVISFSQQGPRAICILSANGVISSVTLRQPDSSGGTLTYEGRFEILSLSGSFMPTETGGTRSRSGGMSVSLASPDGRVVGGGVAGLLVAASPVQVVVGSFLAGNQHEQKPKKQKHDSLSGVVLTAAIPISSADPKTNFSSSSFRGDSWSPLPPDSRNKPADINVTLPAGQ from the exons ATGGAAACAACTGTAAATAGTAccagtggtggtggtggggttACAGTGGTGGGATCCGGTGCTCCCTCAGATTACCAAATCGCTCCCAGGTCCGACAACAACCCAAATTCAACACCTGGATCCGCGCCGCAAGCTCCGCCGCAAGCTCCACCGCAAGCTCCACCGCCCCACCCGCCGCCCGCGGCGGGGTCTATGccagtgaagaagaagagagggaggCCTAGAAAGTATGGTCCGGACGGGAGTGTCACCGTGACCTTGTCTCCGAAGCCGATTTCGTCGGCGGCTCCGGCGCCGCTTCCACCGGTGATTGATTTCTCAGCtgggaaacaaaagaaaataaagccaGTGAGCAAAGCCAAGTATGAGCTGGAGAATTTAG GTGAATGGGTTGCATGCTCTGTAGGTGCTAATTTTACTCCCCATATCATCACGGTCAATGCAGGCGAG GACGTCACAATGAAGGTCATATCATTTTCTCAACAAGGGCCTCGAGCTATATGCATCCTCTCAGCTAATGGTGTGATCTCTAGTGTTACGCTTCGCCAGCCTGATTCTTCTGGGGGCACATTAACATATGAG GGTCGCTTTGAGATATTGTCTTTATCTGGTTCATTTATGCCCACTGAAACTGGAGGAACAAGAAGCAGATCTGGTGGGATGAGCGTTTCATTAGCTAGTCCAGATGGACGAGTTGTAGGTGGTGGAGTTGCCGGTCTGCTGGTAGCTGCAAGTCCTGTACAG GTTGTAGTAGGCAGTTTTCTGGCTGGGAACCAGCATGAGCAGAAGCCAAAGAAACAGAAGCATGATTCGTTATCAGGTGTCGTGCTGACTGCAGCCATTCCTATATCTAGTGCTGATCCTAAAACCAACTTCTCGTCTTCCTCGTTTCGTGGAGATAGCTGGTCTCCTTTGCCTCCTGATTCAAGGAACAAGCCGGCTGACATTAATGTAACTTTGCCAGCAGGGCAATAG
- the LOC18094418 gene encoding ATP-dependent Clp protease proteolytic subunit-related protein 2, chloroplastic: protein MASSLNANLSQPSLSCGAKLYSGLKLQFPSLYATGRPNLTAEFYGKVNKSLQCGTRNHKPTRAAVKMMPIGTPRVPYRTPGEGTWQWVDIWNALYRERILFIGQNIDEEFSNQILATMLYLDTIDDSKRMYLYINGPGGDLTPSLAIYDTMQSLKSPVGTHCVGFAYNLAGFLLTAGEKGNRSAMPLSRIALQSPAGAARGQADDICNEANELLRIRDYLYNELSKKTGQPFEKISKDLSRMKRFEAQDALEYGLIDRIIRPPRIDDDVGPSDASAGLG from the exons ATGGCATCCTCTCTTAATGCGAACCTCAGTCAGCCTTCTCTCAG TTGCGGAGCCAAACTTTATTCAGGATTGAAGCTTCAATTTCCAA gtCTGTATGCAACTGGGAGACCTAATTTAACTGCAGAGTTTTATGGAAAGGTTAATAAGAGCCTTCAATGCGG GACTCGTAATCATAAACCAACACGGGCAGCAGTTAAAATGATGCCTATAGGGACTCCCAGGGTGCCCTATAGAACTCCTGGGGAGGGAACCTGGCAATGGGTTGATATATGGAATGCCCTA TATCGAGAGCGTATTCTCTTCATTGGACAAAATATAGACGAAGAGTTTAGCAACCAAATATTGGCCACAATGTTATACCTTGACACAATTGATGATTCCAAAAGGATGTATTTATATATCAATGGTCCTGGTGGAGAT CTTACTCCAAGCTTGGCCATATATGACACTATGCAGAGCTTGAAGAGTCCTGTTGGTACCCACTGTGTGGGATTTGCCTATAACCTAGCAGGCTTTCTTCTTACAGCTGGGGAAAAG GGAAATCGCTCTGCAATGCCTCTTTCAAGAATTGCTCTACAATCACCAGCTGGGGCTGCTCGGGGTCAG GCTGATGACATTTGTAATGAAGCAAATGAGCTTCTTAGAATCAGGGACTATCTTTACAATGAGTTATCTAAGAAAACAGGACAGCCTTTTGAAAAG ATTAGCAAAGACTTGAGCAGAATGAAGCGCTTTGAAGCCCAAGATGCCCTTGAGTATGGTCTCATTGATCGCATAATCAGGCCACCCCGAATAGATGATGATGTAGGTCCCAGTGATGCATCAGCAGGTCTTGGTTAG
- the LOC18094417 gene encoding general transcription and DNA repair factor IIH subunit TFB5 produces the protein MVNATKGLFISCDIPMAQFIINLNASLPASQKFIIHILDSTHMFVQPHVSDMIRSAISDFREQNSYEKPS, from the exons ATGGTTAATGCCACTAAAGGGTTGTTCATATCCTG TGACATACCTATGGCACAATTCATCATCAATTTGAATGCTTCACTACCGGCATCACAGAAGTTCATCATTCATATTTTGGACAGCACTCACATGTTTGTCCAACCGCATGTGTCTGATATGATACGAAGTGCAATTTCAGACTTCAGAGAGCAGAATTCCTACGAGAAGCCCTCTTAA